The genomic region TTCCAAAAAGAGAGCTATAATATTAAGGAGCTGCGTGCGGAATTGGGCGATTTGTACAAAAAATTCGCTACCTACACCCTTGCGATGGCAGAAGTAAAAGGCAATGAGTTCTTTACAAAGGCATTGGGGGTAGTGAACAACAGCCGCAAGTACTTCTCGGATACGATGGCGCGACGTCAGCCTTCTTCTAATAAGAAAAATTCTTAGGAGAAGGTTGTTTGTTTAAGAAAAAAAGTGTAATTTTGTCGGCGCTTTGGAGAATAAAATAAAAAGGTGAAGTAGAAATAAAAATAACCAAAAAATTAATATAAATTTACAAATTGTAATTCTATCACAGATGAATAAAAAGGAGATTTTAGAGGACTATGCTACGGCAGTCCTCAGTAGGGAATGTAGCTTGATGGGACGTAAGGAAGTACTCACTGGAAAGGCGAGCTTCGGCATCTTCGGCGATGGAAAAGAGGTGCCCCAAGTAGCGATGGCACGTGCTTTTAAGGACGGGGACTTCCGCAGCGGTTATTACCGCGATCAAACTTTTATGATGGCGATAGGTGCTTATACAGTTGAGCACTTTTTCGCTGGAATATACGCACATACAGATATCAATGCCGAGCCGACGAGCGCAGGGCGACAGATGGGGGGACATTTTGCCACCCACAGCCTTGATGAGAAGGGAAACTGGGTTGATTTATTGAAACAGAAGAACAGTAGTAGTGATATTTCGTGCACAGCAGGGCAAATGCCACGTCTATTGGGCTTAGCACAGGCCTCAAAAGTGTACCGCGAGATGCCAGGACTGGAAAGTAAGGGCTTTTCTAATAAGGGTAACGAGGTAGCTTGGGGAACTATCGGCAATGCCAGCGCAAGTGAGGGGCATTTCTTCGAAACTATCAACGCAGCTGGCGTGCTGCAAGTGCCGATGATAATGTCCGTATGGGATGATGCCTATGGCATCTCGGTGCCTGCCAAATATCAGACCACAAAAGAGAGCATTTCGGAGATATTATCAGGATTTCAGCGTACCAAAAACAAGAAAGGGTATGAAATCTTCGTAGCTAAGGGTTGGGATTACGCCGCTTTGTACGAAATCTACCAAAAAGCTGCTAAAATTGCTCGTACGGAGCACGTGCCTGTACTGGTACACGTGCAAGAACTCACCCAGCCGCAAGGGCACTCCACATCTGGCTCGCACGAACGCTATAAGAGCAAAGAAAGGTTGGAATGGGAACGCGAATTTGACTGTAATAAGAAGATGCGCGAGTGGATCCTCGCCAACAAATACGCCACTGAGGCTGAACTTACCGAAATTGAGAACAAAGCCAAGAAGCGCGTGATGGAAGGCAAGAAAAAAGCGTGGGAGGCTTACCTCACTCCGCTGAAAAAGGAGCAAAAAGAGTTGGTAAACCTCTTCAATGAGCTGCTGCCTGCGATAAAAAATGAGCAAAACAAGGAGCTCGTAGGCCAAATTGCAAAATCAGTAAAGGAACTTACCACACTGCAACGCCGCAGCTTCTTGGGTGCTGCCCGAAAAGCGCTCCGCCATCTGCTTTCAGAGGAAAATGCAGTAACAGCACCGCTACGAGAGTGGGTAGAGGCTTATATTGCAGAAAATAAACCAAAATACGATCGCTTTGTCTATACTGAGGGCAAGAAAAACTGTCTTGACGCCAAGGAAGTCGCTCCTATATATAATTCTTCTTCAGAATTAGTGGATGCGAGGATAATTCTAAGAGATAATTTCGATGCTTTATTGAAGAAGTACCCAAAAATGCTCATTTTTGGCGAAGATACGGGTTATATTGGCGATGTTAATCAAGGTTTAGAGGGTCTTCAAGCGAAATACGGGGAAATAAAGGTAGGCGATACGGGGATCCGCGAGGCAACCATCATAGGTCAGGCGATGGGTATGGCAATGCGCGGGCTCAGGCCGATAGCTGAGATCCAATATTTGGATTATTTCCTCTACGGCTTGCAAATGATGAGCGACGATGTGGCTACGCTGCATTACAGAACCTTTGGTAGGCAGATAGCTCCAATGATTGTCCGCACGCGCGGGCATAGGCTGCAAGGTATTTGGCACGCTGGCTCGCCAATGGGGGTATTGCTCAACGCAATGCGTGGGGTTTACATCCTCACACCGCGAAATATGGTGCAAGCTGCTGGTTTTTACAACACATTGATGGAAGGTGAGCAGCCAGCTGTGGTGGTAGAATGCCTCAACGGCTATCGTTTGAAGGAAAAAATGCCTGCCAACCTCGGGGAATTCAAAACTCCGATCGGAGTTGTTGAGACGCTCCGCGAGGGGAAGGATATTACGCTGGTATCTTACGGTTCTACCCTTAGGATCGTGCAAGAAGTAGCCGAAGAATTGGCAGAAGTGGGTATCGATTGCGAAGTTATCGATGTACAATCACTTGCTCCGTTCGACCTTCGCCACGATATTGTAAAGAGCGTACAAAAAACCAATCGCCTGCTGGTGATTGATGAGGATATGCCAGGAGCCACTTCGGCGTATATCCTGCAAAAGATAGTGGAAGAGCAAGGAGCGTACAAATATCTCGACAGCGCGCCTCAAACTTTATCTGCTGAGGAGCACCGCCCTGCGTATGCGCCCGACGGTGACTACTTCTCGAAGCCAAATGCGGATTCTATCTTTGAAAAAGTGTACGGCATAATGCACGAAGCCAATCCTGAGAGGTTTCCGAAGCTCCGATAGTGAAAAATGCTAATTTATTCATAGAAAATCCCAGTTTCTTGCTCAAAGGAATGGGATTTTTCGTTCATTATGGCGTTTTTTAGACCTCCTCGTCCTGAAAACCCTTCAAAAGATTGTCAATTGCACGTCGATCCTTCTTAGTTGGACGCCCTTCACCCTTCTGGCGGTAGTAATCTTGTGAAAGTTTTTGCAATTCGGCTTGCTCAAAAGCCTCAGAAGGCGTGTGATCCTCCACATAAAGGCTCACGAGCTTAGCACCAATGCGCGACGGAGGCACATCGAGGACCTTCAGCTGGTAGTTAATCTGGTTCTTACGCACAATAAGGTTATCACCTGCGTAGACTTCGCGGGAGGGTTTTACAATTTCGCCCCCGACCTTCACGTGTCCTTTTTTACAAGCCTCAGTGGCGATATTGCGGGTTTTATAAAGGCGGATACACCACAAGAATTTATCTATTCGCATAATTTTTTATAATTTTTATTGAGAAAATAGGTGCAAATATAAATATTATTCGTAACTTGCGCCCTCAAAATAAAGCAAAAGATTTCTATGACTAAAAAGTTTATATTCATTATCGGTGTAATCAGTGCATTCTCAGTGTTTTATTCCTGTAAAAAGGACGAGAGCAACGTAACTCCCCCGCGTGATGTTACAGAAGTGCGTAATGAAAACAATGCGGCGATAGAAACATTCTTAAATACGCATTCGCTGACCTTTACCAACACAGCTACGATCTCGGAAACGGTGGTTTTCTCCACAACGAGCAATACTTCGCAGTCAATTGCTAAGGATGTGAGGCTGAAGACGCTGGAGCTGGACGTAATTGACGCAAACAACCAGCGCGTAAGGCATAAAATGTACTATATGATCCTGCAGGAGGGTACGGGGACGACAACTACGGTTGCCGATTCGGTGTATGTGAACTACAAGGGGCAATTGCTGAACCTCAATATCTTCGATCAAACCGAAGGACAGTCAACTTCAAACTGGATTGACCTGATTGGCAACGTCGTAACGCGAAGACCTGGCGGAACTATCAAGGGTTTTAGTGAGGGAATCGCCAAATTGAAGGATTCTTCAAGCAAAATGACTCAGAATAGCGATGGAACGCTCAATATGCCGACTGATGGCGGTGTGGGGGTCTTTATTATCCCTTCAGGATTGGGTTATTTTAGCTCTGGACAGGCAAAAATACCTGCGTATTCA from Capnocytophaga haemolytica harbors:
- a CDS encoding alpha-ketoacid dehydrogenase subunit alpha/beta — protein: MNKKEILEDYATAVLSRECSLMGRKEVLTGKASFGIFGDGKEVPQVAMARAFKDGDFRSGYYRDQTFMMAIGAYTVEHFFAGIYAHTDINAEPTSAGRQMGGHFATHSLDEKGNWVDLLKQKNSSSDISCTAGQMPRLLGLAQASKVYREMPGLESKGFSNKGNEVAWGTIGNASASEGHFFETINAAGVLQVPMIMSVWDDAYGISVPAKYQTTKESISEILSGFQRTKNKKGYEIFVAKGWDYAALYEIYQKAAKIARTEHVPVLVHVQELTQPQGHSTSGSHERYKSKERLEWEREFDCNKKMREWILANKYATEAELTEIENKAKKRVMEGKKKAWEAYLTPLKKEQKELVNLFNELLPAIKNEQNKELVGQIAKSVKELTTLQRRSFLGAARKALRHLLSEENAVTAPLREWVEAYIAENKPKYDRFVYTEGKKNCLDAKEVAPIYNSSSELVDARIILRDNFDALLKKYPKMLIFGEDTGYIGDVNQGLEGLQAKYGEIKVGDTGIREATIIGQAMGMAMRGLRPIAEIQYLDYFLYGLQMMSDDVATLHYRTFGRQIAPMIVRTRGHRLQGIWHAGSPMGVLLNAMRGVYILTPRNMVQAAGFYNTLMEGEQPAVVVECLNGYRLKEKMPANLGEFKTPIGVVETLREGKDITLVSYGSTLRIVQEVAEELAEVGIDCEVIDVQSLAPFDLRHDIVKSVQKTNRLLVIDEDMPGATSAYILQKIVEEQGAYKYLDSAPQTLSAEEHRPAYAPDGDYFSKPNADSIFEKVYGIMHEANPERFPKLR
- a CDS encoding RNA-binding S4 domain-containing protein; its protein translation is MRIDKFLWCIRLYKTRNIATEACKKGHVKVGGEIVKPSREVYAGDNLIVRKNQINYQLKVLDVPPSRIGAKLVSLYVEDHTPSEAFEQAELQKLSQDYYRQKGEGRPTKKDRRAIDNLLKGFQDEEV
- a CDS encoding FKBP-type peptidyl-prolyl cis-trans isomerase, with the translated sequence MTKKFIFIIGVISAFSVFYSCKKDESNVTPPRDVTEVRNENNAAIETFLNTHSLTFTNTATISETVVFSTTSNTSQSIAKDVRLKTLELDVIDANNQRVRHKMYYMILQEGTGTTTTVADSVYVNYKGQLLNLNIFDQTEGQSTSNWIDLIGNVVTRRPGGTIKGFSEGIAKLKDSSSKMTQNSDGTLNMPTDGGVGVFIIPSGLGYFSSGQAKIPAYSPLIFTIRLGKTKRADHDHDGKASINEIQRDEFGIITYPNCNADNERTQTPDYLDPKCK